AGTTTTTCTTTTTTCATTAGCAGTATTCCTCCATATTTTTTGATGATTTGATGAGAGGTGGCTTAAGTGGTATGATAATCAATTGTTTATGCCACATCATTTTTTCATCAATTCATCACTTTTGTTTTTCATTCTTTTAGCATCTCTCATCATTTTTTATTTTGATGAGACTTTGATGAGCTTTTGATGAGTATTTATTCTCCTGATAACCAGAAGAATAATTTACTCTCTCATCGATTCATCAAAATTTTGAAGTAAAAATTCCTTTTTTACAGTGTAGTATCTTCCTGTGTTGGTTTCCCGGGTAATATCACCTTTGTTCCAAAGCGTAAATTTTTCGTAGGTCAGTGAGTTTTCTTTTGGAGTTATTCTCCATTCGTTTTTCAATAATCGCCTTATTTGTGTGAGGTCAGTTTTTACCCTTGTTTGGTTAACAGCATACATGGCATCCAGGGGGCAAAAATCGATTTCTTCCAAATCGTATTTATCCATTACCATTAACAGGATGTTGGCAAGCTCCTTTTCAACCCGGCTCCGGTTATGTTTTATCAGGTTTTGTAAAGCTTTGGTTCTGATTTGCGATGGAGTAAACCACATTCGGGTATGGTTTGGAGTTGATAGTTTCCGCTTATTCAGGAAAAACAGAAACGCAGGAATTTCTGCAATCAGCTTTTGAAGTAGGTGAGTATCTTCCAATTTAAACTTCGTGATTTTTCTGACCCAAAATCGTTCTTCAGCTGCATCGATTTTTATAAAGTTGTCTTCGTTGTTACTGCATAAAATAAATTTTCCGAAGAATTCGGCTTCAATTTTGTCCTTGCCTTTTGCTTCCAACTTATTGTAATTGGTTGTGCTCAGGTATTTTATTCGCTCGGTTAATTCTTCTTTGTTAAAAAGAACTTCATCTATACAAATCAGAAGTTTGTTTGTCCAATCGGAATTAAACTGGCTGCCAAAACTATCGTTTGTCAAATAGGTCAGGTTGTTTTCAAAAATGGTTTTCAGCCACTTCAGGAAAGTAGTTTTACCAGTTGACCTCTCTTTTGACACCAAACAAAGAATGGGCAGTATCTGAACCGGTTTTTGATATATTAGCTGGAGATAATCTAAACCTAAATCAAACTGGTCGCCGAAAATGTGTCTCACAAAAAGTTTTGAAACTTCAATTGAACTGTCTTTGGGCTCATTACTCAATGGCGAATACTTGTTGTAAAAACCGGAACAAATCTGTTGAAAATTAGTATGGCTGGGAATGCAGGTAAAACCATCGTATTTTGGAATATCGGCAACAAATGTTTTACCATAATCTTGTTTGATGGTATCAATATTCCAAGGCACAAGAATTTCGTTAAAATCACCGGAAATTGTTGGTGCTTTTACTTTCTTGAAATATGAAGTGCCTACCCGTATGTATTGCATATCACTCATAACAGATTTAATTATGTGGATTAATATTTCCTGTTCCTGGATAGAAGCTGGTTGAACTCTTCTTCGGTTTCCAGTTCTTCTTTCGATATGCCCATTAACCACCGGTCAATGTCTTCTTTGTAAAAGAACTTTTGCCGGATGTTGGCGTTTGTCCCGGTCGGGATTAGCTTTTTGCTAAGCAGTTTGTAGATTTTGCTTTTCGACAGCCAGGTATATTGGGCGAGCTCTTCAACATTTAGAACTGTTTTGTTTTCGAATAACAGATTTTTAATCTGTTTAAGTTCGCTTAAAACTTGTTTTGAAAGAATTGCTGTGTTTTCCATATTGCTATATTTTGTTGATAAATGACGCTTGATGCCTTAGAAATTCATCAGCAAATATATAGGTGCATGTGCCTGTCAGTCAAGACGGTAATTTAAATTACGGGGAAGTTACGGGAGAAATACCCTCTATCGTGAAAGAATGTTTTGAAAAGGCTTCAGATTTTCAGAAAATTCCAATTCACTTTCATTTACCCACTCTGAAAACCGCGAGTTTAAACTCGCCCTATTTACCTTTGAGCCATTTAAAGTGAATGTGGATTCAATAAATTTAAAGAGCATTTCTTTACGCTCCTTTTTAAAATCTTTGATACCGCCAACAATTATCAAATGAAGAATTCGGAATAGCTTTTTATAATCGGCTGCTGACTTATTTGCGGAAACCAATTTGAAATCGATTTTGTTTTTTGGTTTGAGGTTGTTAAGAACCAGGTTTAAGTTTTTCGTGTCATTTTGAGAGAATCCTAAATCGGTTAACGAAATTCCATTAAGGTTACTGCGGTTAAATTGAAGGTTGGTGAAAAGACCATTCCTTTTTAATCTTCTGGCTTCATTCATAGAGCCA
Above is a genomic segment from uncultured Draconibacterium sp. containing:
- a CDS encoding primase-helicase family protein yields the protein MSDMQYIRVGTSYFKKVKAPTISGDFNEILVPWNIDTIKQDYGKTFVADIPKYDGFTCIPSHTNFQQICSGFYNKYSPLSNEPKDSSIEVSKLFVRHIFGDQFDLGLDYLQLIYQKPVQILPILCLVSKERSTGKTTFLKWLKTIFENNLTYLTNDSFGSQFNSDWTNKLLICIDEVLFNKEELTERIKYLSTTNYNKLEAKGKDKIEAEFFGKFILCSNNEDNFIKIDAAEERFWVRKITKFKLEDTHLLQKLIAEIPAFLFFLNKRKLSTPNHTRMWFTPSQIRTKALQNLIKHNRSRVEKELANILLMVMDKYDLEEIDFCPLDAMYAVNQTRVKTDLTQIRRLLKNEWRITPKENSLTYEKFTLWNKGDITRETNTGRYYTVKKEFLLQNFDESMRE
- a CDS encoding helix-turn-helix domain-containing protein, translated to MENTAILSKQVLSELKQIKNLLFENKTVLNVEELAQYTWLSKSKIYKLLSKKLIPTGTNANIRQKFFYKEDIDRWLMGISKEELETEEEFNQLLSRNRKY